A segment of the Lycium ferocissimum isolate CSIRO_LF1 chromosome 10, AGI_CSIRO_Lferr_CH_V1, whole genome shotgun sequence genome:
aaagaagggaagaaaggaagaaatACAGACACACTAATTAGTtcattttcatttgttttataTTCAGGCTGCCTTTATCAGAGAAATTCTACTTGAGGAGTTTGCAAAGGTAAGGACTTGTGTTTTGATATTACAAAATGCAAGAAAACCTTTTATGAATGCACAACGCCTTCTTTTGACTAAATTCAAACAGGTGATGAATACCACATGGTAGCAGCCAGAAATTCTATAGCCTTGAATGTAGATGAATCGGAAAAGACCCTATACCAATATAATAGATATAGTTGTTTGCTTAACTATTTAGGAAGTTTCAGGTTCACAATTTTTCGGTCAATTTTTTTGATTTCATTGGATTCTAATGACAGACTAACTGTTTCCATCATTATCACGCGTAGCCGGTTATTGTTTCTAATTCTGATATTATTGACACTTGGGCGTTCTCATCTTTGttcttttccaaaaaattataGTTCCAGTAGAAGTACTAGAGAGAAAAAGATAATGGGAAGGTGAAGAGAAGTTTTGCTATCATGCTGGTCATTTTGGGATGGAAATGCACCTGAAAATGCAAGACCCAATACCTTTTAGAACGTTAGAAACTGCTTAGTCATTGAATATGACATGGAAACTTAAAATATCCTGTCTAGTTCCCGTAATCAGTGCTTTTGATGTTAGAGTATACCTTCCTCTGTTTGAAGTGGAATCTCTATAGATGCTAACGCGAATAATCTAAGAAACTAACATTGGTGAATTGCCACTTCAtttttgatgttttggagaGTGGCTAACGTAACTCCTTTTTCCGTGTTGGTTGAGTTTCTGCTGGTGTatccaaaatttcaagaaagtctACTCGGTCACTGTCATTCAAGGCCTCTGCGCttgttgtatttggaatttacGCTTTTTCCCAATTTACAGGGTATGGATGCACTTGGTGTTGCAACTCTCAATTCAGTAACAAATGCAGTTGCAACTAGGTTACCGTTCTCTCCCTCCCGACCATCTTCAATGACTGAAGAAGATATTACTAATCTAAGAAATTTGCAACGTCTATTACTGTTGATATCAGGACTTAGAGAGGACAAGAAACCCAGCATGGTAAGAGAATCTTGCTAGTAAAATGGATGCATGTTTTCTTGCAGTGATATAAAACCACCACGGTGCACCAATCTCCATTATGTGAAAATATCTCATGAAAGTGTTGATATGGATTTGCATGCACGTTAATATCACTATCCTGTTTACTCCTTTTGATATTAGAGAGAGACTACCCACAGCATACTCCCATAACATGCATGTATTCTCAAAGAAAACAAATTCAAATACATGCATAGATACATGAACAACTAGGATATAGGAGCTTGGAGACACCAGAGGCAGCATAAGTTTAATATTGGAATCCAGTATTTTACTCCCATTAGCTTGTCGTCACAAATTTTACATGTCTTTCAGAATGCTGAAGTTCCATTGCAAATATGTATGTGGGCCCTTAAGTACCAACTGTTTGCCTTGCTTAGTATCATGACTGTAAAGAAATGGAAATAGGGCCTAACTCCACCCCAAAAACTAGGTCAAGATACAtttttaacatggtatcagagctggATCTATCCCAAATCTCGTTTCCCGATATTGGGTCATGCTCCAAATGTCCAGCCATGGGCATGGGGGGTGGGGTGTGAAGAGTCTCACATCAGTGCTTTAAGGGATGGGTGGTCTCATTAATATGACAAAAATGCTTGCATCTTAGGTAGCTGCTGGAATCATGTTTATTGATGCATGCTAGAACATGGATGGAATCCAAGAATATTTTCCTCTCCAGCTGAGATTTCCGCTTTAAATTCACCAATCTTGGTCTCCAAGCTCCTAGGCTAGTTACTTAAGCTCCAATCTCCCACTTACTGAACTGTTATGTTATCTTTACATCCTGTGCATACATGATTTAACTATGGATACCGCATTATTGATCATCAGCACCAAATTGATGTTTATTATTATTGCACAATTACTTGATATGTTAGTAAAACATGGACTTGTAACTTATTCTTTGTAGAAGGTTAATGGAGTTAGCACATCCAACGAGCAGATGATATCTTTGAATGGAGCACCGGTAGCCCTTCAGCAATTTGAAGCTGTCCAAGAATTTCTACCCCTCCTTTCAGTTCTACCTGAGGTAAATCTCAATAGATTTATTTTCTCCTTGATATAAACCAATTTTATACTGGTCGCCTCTGTATGATAGCAATGACATAGAGATCTCCATTTTCCATAATTCTAATCCAATCTTTTGGCTGGCGTTTATAATGAAAAATGTTTCACTACTTTCTGAAAAAATGAAAGGTGAAAGATGTCATGTAGGCTTAACTGCGTAAGTGTGCTGGTTGATCAGAAAATTGCACACGCTGCACACCCTTGTTTACCTCCCTTACACAAACATTAATTTGCCCACCAGTTATTTAGGAAGCTGTACGAGCTGAGTGTGTTTTGAGTGTACGATTGCTGTCAGAGATTAGATATGTGAAGACAGGTTTTTGTAACGGTGATAATGCTTTTATAACGGTGATAATCCATTTTGATATGTTAGTTTTCATCGTTGTCCTCTTATTTCTATATAAGCTACGCTTATTGATCAATCTCTTTTTTCAGTTGAACTCCCTTTGGCAGCAAATGGTAAATACGTGCCAAATGGGCTAATAGATTGGTTTGGGAGACACTTCTTTATAACTAAAAATAGATGTGCTATGCGAAGCCTATTTTAGCTTTTGTGTGTTTACTAATGGATATGCATATTTTGCAGCTTCCCCAAGATATGCAACAACAGTTACTTCGGTTGCCTGCTGATTTAGCTGGAAAGCTGGCTTCCCGAGTCGCTGCAAGGACGTTAAAGAGGGTATTCTTGTGAAATATTTCGGATTATCATATTGTGGAAAAAGCAAGACATTCGATTTAGGTCCTCGTCAAAGAGCTTTTTGGGGTTTGTTGGGACTTGGGGTAAGCAATTATCTAGTCAAATTGGCCATTCCAGAATGAAGAGCTCTTGGTTGTTTTAACTTAAAAGACGGAGAAGCTCAGTCCCCTGAACCTATACAGTTGCAAGCAATGCAacgtcataaaaaaaaatataggtaGTATAAATACAGTATGGAGGCAAAATGTTGCAATTCTCCTATTACAAATACACTCTGGTACCTTGCAAAATTTTACTTGACCtactgattttttttccttgtacCATTCGAGCCAAGTGTACAAAATTGTCTACACCATAATGTAAAACCAATAAGATCTCGTGAATGAGCTGCAATGCTTGGTCACGAGAATTCAGTATACGTATTTCTAATAGAATATCTTCTTTTTGTTCAAATGTTGCTACATTAAGGTGTTGAAGTAGCTTAAAGGCGCTATTTGCCCCACTGGAAAGGCGAAAAACACTTTTCCACAAGGAATGTAGAGTTGCATTGGCTAATAATGCATGCAGTGGCTGATGGCATTGGTGGCTCCGGATCATGCATATTCCGGACTACTGTTAGCAGATAATTGATGAAAACACCATAATATACGGGGAGGAGAAGATCAGGAGTAGTTTTCTGATGGCCACAAATGGTTGTGGCTTGAGAGAGTGAGATGCTCGTTGTCTTTGAGCAAGATGCTCgttgtctttcttcttttcttcttttgtttcttgagAGTTCCAGGCAATAAACCAGGGAAAAAATGTCGATGGCCATTGACAAAGGCAATGCATTATCCGTCTAATGCAACTGGAGCAAGAACCATATAATTGCAACATTGAATGCGTTCAATTTCCTCTATCACCTGGGAAATCTACATAAAGCATCCATCGTGTCATACACAAATATCCGTCTGGTTGAATCATACTactctttatttgaaaaaagatCCAAGTAATTGAACTTCGCAAAGATTTGAGAAATAAAATTGTTAAGGAGGAGAACAGTTTAAAGTTGGAACTTGAATATGCGCAGTTTTAGTAATTGGTAGGACATTGAGAAActagaaattacataaaagagTATTGCAAGTCGTTAACTTTTCATAGAGCGCGCTGTTGTCATACAACTATAGTGATAAATACTTTATAGTCCGCGATATGGTTATACAATAACTGCAGGATGGCAATCCCAATCCAGGTCAAGTGTATCTCAATAGTTTGGAGGTGCATATCCTACTAACTACGCTTTAGGTGAAAATCGGCTCCCTCCCAGGTGAAAAATAGGAtatcttttcatttcttttctccGTTTCCGGTGTTATAATTGTCAGCAATTTATTTGCCTAAGGACTCTCATTTTCATCGTTATGAATATGGAGAATCATTGCTTATTCTTTGACAGCACTAATAAACCTTTATAACACCAGCTAGTCAAATATTCCGACTAAAACAAAACACTCCGGGCCATGCAATATTGATCCAGTAGAACGTATTATGTGCCTGCTAAACCTAACGGGGAAAGAACAATCTACCGAAGCAAATTTACGAAGTAAAAAAGGCAAGTATTTACCGCGAATATACAAGCTACGCGTAATAATTACGCGTTAacattaatcatacaaaagatgaatatctTCCACTGGAGTAGCTCGATCACTAGATATTTTAACAAAAATTGATAAGCGCCAATATAATATACTTGAGCCTCCAGCTACATCACCCTCGCCCCTTCAGTGAGGAGGATAATATTCATGAGCTAAAACCACAAACAAAGAGAAACTGGAGATATATGTCAATATTTTGGGGATAAATCAAACGTATCACCCTACTTTTAATGCGTAGTTATCTTCAAATCTCAATTTTATTGGTCTTTGTTTCAGGGATTTCTGCTGTCTACGGCCCGAGTTAGAGGGAGTAAGGGGAGCAGAACTGAGACGTTCATACATCAGGTACACTTGCCTATTATTGGTAAAATATGTGCTCAGCTTTCCATTGATACTGGCAAGAAGCCAGATGATAAAATAGAAAAGCAAAACTCTTCACATGTTTATGAGGATATATATCTCCCCACGGTCTGGGCAGAAGTTCCTATTAACACCCACAAGATTGCACAAAGTACTCCAAgtaaagaaaaacataaaaatccaTATTTGGATTTGCCCGAACTACTTGAAGTTGCAGAGGCATTACCTGTAGCAACATTCATGTTCGCGACATTTAATTTCATCTTACTAAAGCTAGACATACGCTCAAAGGCCCTGTTAACTACTTGAGCACTTTCAGCAGCTGAAGCAGGAGTTGTGGGTATAGAATCCACGAAAGCCCACAAATTAGAGGAGAACCACGACTGCATACCATCATCCTTTTTGGCTAGATTTTGATTAGCGCCCATAGGATGATTTGCCATATTATTATCATATACCACACCTAAACAACATTGCCAAAACTTGCTaaagttagaaataaaaatctaaTACCAAAATTAACAGCAGAAGAGCTCTTGAAGCTGGCTCAAACTCCCCCATTTTCCACTTGGGCAAAAGAGTTCTTGCCACACTGAAGATGACATGGTTATTCAATACCATCCATCTGTCCAGGAGCTCCAGTAAGTCAGATAACATAGAGAATGTGTTTATACAAATTTGAGAAGTATGATAATATTATGGCATTAGCCAAGCAAAACTGTCAGCATTGCAATATGGAATTCTTTGAATACCTGAAGATGCGTGATGAACAACTGATTGATCTCCTTCAATGGGGTTAAAGACGTTGAATCTTTCATCATGTGTCCATAATTGATTGTTTATCTGGTTTTCATGATTCAAAAGCATCTGCTGGTTGTTCATCATGTCATTTTGGAAAGTGCTCATGAATGTAGTGGAATCTTGGTATCCAATCCCGTTTACAAAGTTGTTCACGTATGGTTCAGCactttgccccaccattggtgTCCCCACATTATCAAGAAGCAAAGGTGCATCATGATACAGGTCGAACTCTGTTAAGCCATCAAAGTCATCAAACTGCACAGTCTCCGGGTTTCCAGCAGGGTTGTCAAAGACTTGGCTGTTTGGTGTTTGATTATCAAAGTTTTGGACACTTGGTTCGGGCACAAGAAGGTCATCCATCTCCAGAAAATCTTCCAGGAAATCCTCTTCCACCACGTGTAGTGGCTTTTCAGGATTCAAAGGAGCAGATGAGACCTCTAGTGCCTCGTGCAAATGTAATTGTGATGTGTCTGACTGTGTCAGGTCAAAGCTTGCCCTCCCATTATACTGCTGGCAGCTTGGGCCGGTGACAGCACAATGATCGTACAAATTAACTTCCCTCGAAGACTGATCTAGCAAGGTACTTTCAGTATCTTCC
Coding sequences within it:
- the LOC132033816 gene encoding NAC domain-containing protein 17-like; its protein translation is MKLLMDSSTPSSSACKEIDVFGENSVFPPGFRFHPTDEELVVYYLKRKICRRSILLDAIAETDVYKWEPEDLPDLSKLKTGDRQWFFFSPRDRKYPNGARSNRGTKHGYWKATGKDRIITCNSRAVGVKKTLVFYRGRAPVGERTDWVMHEYTMDEDELKRCQTAQDYYALYKVFKKSGPGPKNGEQYGAPFREEDWAEDDSPNAKVPVQQEISAKHLNVVPAIDDVLEELLNRIVDEPVLLEPFAVDNNFALEQFVQEEDTESTLLDQSSREVNLYDHCAVTGPSCQQYNGRASFDLTQSDTSQLHLHEALEVSSAPLNPEKPLHVVEEDFLEDFLEMDDLLVPEPSVQNFDNQTPNSQVFDNPAGNPETVQFDDFDGLTEFDLYHDAPLLLDNVGTPMVGQSAEPYVNNFVNGIGYQDSTTFMSTFQNDMMNNQQMLLNHENQINNQLWTHDERFNVFNPIEGDQSVVHHASSGVVYDNNMANHPMGANQNLAKKDDGMQSWFSSNLWAFVDSIPTTPASAAESAQVVNRAFERMSSFSKMKLNVANMNVATGNASATSSSSGKSKYGFLCFSLLGVLCAILWVLIGTSAQTVGRYISS